Proteins encoded within one genomic window of Fusarium musae strain F31 chromosome 4, whole genome shotgun sequence:
- a CDS encoding hypothetical protein (BUSCO:EOG09264XLN): MPPQLPTASTASTIARSVIRPFSTTATTAAPGRQPPSGGHASRLASLNASNSKGPVGRGARGDAAARLLERFKTRTNSYTMEKTAQMEFLKNQKMSNDFLKQMPRRWEAGDVYSPHDLSPVEMQKWRKKTVRNNDVIDALGISPLDMYKNFSLIEHFTSTSGMINHSNLTRLRPVNQRKVAKMVRRVQGMGIYPSVHAHPEMLRDQFFSRHK; the protein is encoded by the exons ATGCCTCCTCAACTACCGACGGCCTCGACGGCCTCAACTATTGCGCGCAGCGTCATCCGTCCATTTTCCACCACAGCAACTACTGCAGCTCCCGGCCGACAACCCCCCTCCGGTGGACACGCCAGCCGTCTTGCTAGTCTAAatgccagcaacagcaagggACCAGTTGgtcgaggagctcgaggagaTGCTGCTGCGAGGCTCCTAGAGAGATTCAAGACGCGGACAAACTCGTACACTATGGAGAAGACGGCGCAGATGGAGTTTCTCAAGAACCAGAAGATGTCAAACGATTTCCTCAAGCAGATGCCCAGACGATGGGAGGCTGGTGACGTGTACTCGCCGCACGATTTGAGTCCCGTCGAGATGCAGAagtggaggaagaagactgtGCGGAACAATGATGTTATCGATGCTCTTGGAATCAGCCCTCTGGATATGTACAAG AACTTCTCGCTCATCGAGCACTTCACATCAACATCTGGAATGATCAACCACTCCAATCTCACACGCCTTCGGCCCGTCAACCAGCGCAAGGTGGCCAAGATGGTTCGCCGAGTACAGGGCATGGGTATCTACCCCAGCGTGCACGCTCACCCTGAGATGCTCCGAGACCAATTCTTCTCACGCCACAAGTAG
- a CDS encoding hypothetical protein (EggNog:ENOG41): MRAHLARHARRVLIQQVRSPSCAVYSAPLRRRCAPRTINNGYSRRFFLDGLFAKAPREIRQPEFEPGWQKIMIWRSRMLDNLRPPPTEELVQAWKSFFEGKLSSRMALNGTQAMQCRRLLEYLVKEHEFPTQAKIEIWDILKALNALESLRPRERTEHHLDFAKTLWSAINNPKLQTPNWVTSGTLWSQYLTVLCTFGGSKEALEIAYAKWNDVIEFCKKKTKNPILSLAEGLARDGREEDLVELINYAEKNGYPFDKHLQRVLVTYFAQNNRVPETKQWFEKPLLSGSPSNKIIPLVASFAARNNLQEWAIPFFIEIGNQLNEKPEQHYWDSLLQAILIIGRGLPEVEKMIAHMDSSQEAIKTTTATINSLLRAAMGLNDSLLTEEILSLATDRGLPLDGESHLILMEMRLHAGYLPGVHAAYKKVTHHEPWHVQPDLWWDFGRLVNEYMMTLTTQSTPNFKVIGEIVEMCEENQVLLEPETVASLCIRFLENEQHYEVMDILSVHSFQFSAAEREVIQDAFTQFCVNRETSTSRAWNGYQILRQFFQDLSFEHRVQLMEAFFERKRPDMASHVFGHMRQHRNSDYHPKRETYISCFEGLSRCPDEEPLDIVHNMLKMDTTVEPNTQLYTSLLLAHAACGKTTQAMDFWQAITASQEGPSYASLEAVFWALERTPNGASQAHIIWKRIKSMDIDVPPVVYNAYVGAIAGSGEEAGVKDLIMRMSLATAGEPDAMTLGIAFNALPGQTLQSNFKSWAQARYPEAWANLESKGKRLNKDSLCQYKLNRVIRA; encoded by the exons ATGAGGGCGCATTTGGCCCGCCATGCTCGACGGGTCCTTATCCAACAAGTCCGATCCCCGTCTTGCGCTGTCTATTCAGCCCCCCTTCGACGAAGATGTGCACCTAGAACAATCAATAATGGCTACTCAAGACGGTTCTTCCTCGACGGCCTGTTCGCCAAAGCTCCCCGCGAGATTCGTCAACCCGAATTCGAACCAGGATGGCAGAAGATTATGATTTGGAGGAGTCGCATGCTCGACAACTTACGGCCTCCACCTACAGAGGAGCTTGTCCAGGCATGGAAATCTTTCTTCGAAGGAAAGCTGTCTAGTCGTATGGCATTGAACGGTACACAAGCGATGCAATGCCGTCGACTCCTCGAATATCTTGTTAAAGAACACGAATTTCCAACCcaggccaagatcgagatctGGGACATTCTGAAAGCCCTCAATGCTCTCGAGAGCCTCCGACCTCGCGAGAGAACCGAGCATCATTTAGATTTCGCCAAAACCCTTTGGTCCGCCATCAATAACCCGAAGCTGCAGACGCCGAACTGGGTGACTAGTGGTACACTATGGTCACAGTACCTCACTGTGCTATGCACCTTTGGCGGATCGAAAGAAGCTCTCGAGATTGCCTACGCAAAATGGAACGATGTGATAGAATTctgcaagaagaagacgaaaaaTCCGATATTATCTTTAGCGGAGGGACTTGCCAGGGACGGCCGTGAAGAGGACCTTGTCGAGCTGATCAACTATGCCGAGAAGAACGGATACCCCTTTGACAAGCACCTTCAGCGAGTGCTGGTCACTTATTTTGCCCAGAACAACCGAGTCCCCGAGACAAAGCAATGGTTCGAGAAACCACTCTTATCGGGAAGTCCTTCAAACAAGATTATCCCCCTGGTTGCTTCTTTCGCTGCCCGCAACAACCTGCAAGAATGGGCGATTCCCTTTTTCATTGAGATCGGTAACCAGCTCAACGAGAAGCCGGAGCAACATTACTGGGATAGCCTGTTGCAGGCGATTCTCATAATTGGTAGAGGCTTACCAGAGGTGGAAAAGATGATAGCCCACATGGACAGTTCTCAGGAAGCTATCAAGACCACCACAGCCACTATTAACAGCCTTCTCCGAGCTGCTATGGGACTGAACGACTCTTTACTAACTGAGGAGATTCTCTCGCTTGCTACAGACAGGGGTCTCCCGCTGGATGGCGAATCTCACCTTATCCTCATGGAGATGCGACTTCATGCAGGCTATCTACCGGGAGTTCATGCAGCATACAAGAAAGTCACACACCACGAGCCCTGGCACGTTCAACCTGATCTTTGGTGGGATTTCGGTCGACTTGTAAACGAGTATATGATGACCCTCACGACACAATCGACACCAAATTTCAAGGTCATCGGAGAGATTGTCGAGATGTGTGAGGAGAACCAGGTACTCCTTGAGCCAGAGACAGTCGCTTCGCTGTGTATCCGATTCTTGGAGAACGAGCAGCACTACGAAGTTATGGACATATTATCCGTCCACTCGTTCCAATTCAGTGCAGCGGAGCGAGAGGTCATTCAAGATGCATTCACCCAATTCTGTGTGAATCGCGAAACTAGCACTTCACGAGCATGGAACGGGTATCAGATTTTACGGCAGTTCTTCCAGGATCTTAGCTTTGAGCACCGTGTACAGCTGATGGAGGCCTTTTTTGAGCGAAAACGTCCAGATATGGCATCCCATGTCTTTGGCCACATGCGACAGCACCGAAATAGCGATTACCACCCCAAGCGTGAGACATATATATCATGTTTTGAGGGTTTATCACGATGTCCAGATGAGGAGCCTCTGGACATCGTCCACAACATGCTCAAGATGGATACAACAGTTGAGCCCAACACCCAACTCTATACCTCTCTCCTATTAGCTCATGCGGCTTGCGGGAAGACTACCCAGGCAATGGACTTTTGGCAAGCGATCACAGCCTCCCAAGAAGGGCCTTCCTATGCCAGTTTAGAAGCTGTGTTCTGGGCTCTTGAGCGTACGCCGAATGGTGCAAGTCAAGCACACATCATCTGGAAGCGGATAAAGAGCATGGATATTGATGTGCCACCAGTGGTATACAACGCATATGTTGGTGCTATTGCTGGCAGTGGAGAGGAGGCAGGGGTTAAGGATCTCATTATGCGAATGAGCTTGGCGACGGCGGGCGAGCCAGATGCAATGAC ACTGGGCATTGCTTTCAATGCTCTACCAGGGCAGACGCTGCAATCGAATTTCAAAAGCTGGGCCCAGGCGAGGTATCCCGAAGCATGGGCTAACCTCGAGTCCAAGGGTAAGCGACTTAACAAAGACTCGCTGTGCCAATACAAGCTGAACAGGGTAATAAGAGCTTGA
- a CDS encoding hypothetical protein (EggNog:ENOG41) — MPLVTQNVKPRVILGLMTFGPPGSEQLDARIFDSETYNKALDLFQSKGYNEVDTARIYVGGKQEGWTGSQTNWKERGLTVDTKVKYPAQPGENTYDKVIQSVETSLKELGTDCIDLLYLHRPDRGTPFQETLEAINKLHKDGKFVKFGISNFTAYEVAEVVMICKYNNWVRPTVYQGMYNCLTRSIEAELFVACRRYGLDIVVYNPIAGGLLSGKIKSMDIKPESGRFSDQSKIGTAYRQRYFRESTFKALKAIEEATEKNGLSMLETALRWIIHHSGLKVTNGNDGIIIGMSNIQQLEQNLELVEKGPLPDEVVKALDQAWLYSKADTANYWHGDLEYTYDVQEALFGASAK, encoded by the exons ATGCCTCTCGTAACCCAGAACGTTAAGCCTCGTGTTATCCTGGGTCTAATGACCTTTGGACCCCCTGGTAGTGAACAGCTCGACGCGCGTATCTTTGACTCTGAAACTTACAACAAGGCTCTTGACCTCTTTCAAAGCAAGGGCTACAACGAAGTCGACACTGCTCGCATCTATGTTGGCGGCAAACAGGAGGGCTGGACTGGCTCGCAGACCAACTGGAAAGAGAGAGGACTTACTGTGGACACAAAGGTCAAGTATCCCGCCCAGCCTGGCGAGAACACATACGACAAGGTCATCCAGTCGGTGGAGACCAGTCTGAAGGAGCTGGGAACTGACTGCATCGAT CTGCTCTACCTCCATCGCCCTGACCGCGGCACTCCTTTCCAAGAAACCCTCGAGGCTATCAACAAGCTACACAAGGATGGAAAGTTTGTCAAGTTCGGTATCAGCAACTTCACCGCGTACGAGGTCGCAGAAGTTGTCATGATTTGCAAGTACAACAACTGGGTCCGGCCCACGGTCTACCAGGGCATGTACAACTGTCTCACCCGTTCTATCGAGGCAGAGCTCTTTGTGGCATGCAGGAGATACGGCCTCGACATCGTCGTGTATAACCCAATCGCTGGTGGCCTCCTttctggcaagatcaagtcCATGGACATCAAGCCCGAGAGCGGCCGTTTCTCTGATCAAAGCAAGATTGGTACCGCCTATCGTCAGCGATACTTCAGAGAGAGCACATTCAAGGCTCTGAAGGCTATCGAGGAAGCTACCGAGAAGAACGGACTGAGCATGCTTGAGACAGCATTGCGATGGATAATCCACCACTCCGGACTAAAGGTCACAAATGGCAACGATGGAATTATCATTGGTATGTCCAACATCCAGCAGCTCGAGCagaatcttgagcttgttgaaaAGGGACCTCTGCCCGACGAGGTGGTAAAGGCACTTGACCAGGCGTGGCTGTATTCCAAGGCAGATACAGCCAACTACTGGCACGGGGATTTGGAGTACACATATGATGTGCAAGAGGCTCTGTTTGGTGCGTCGGCCAAGTAA